In Desulfobaccales bacterium, one DNA window encodes the following:
- a CDS encoding DUF475 domain-containing protein, protein MWDGINLFSMFLTVAGLCLFESVTSIDNAVINADVLVTMSQRGRRWFLLWGLLFAVVVVRGVLPWLIVWMATPALGPIGALTATFSNDPRVIKAIKDSSPILLAGGGTFLIFLFFNWLFMEPKKYGLKGERFIHAQGIWFYAVVSIILTLIVWFALKINPFMAFGAVVGSSAFFITHGFKQNAQQREEQLVSGKGNLTDISKILYLEVIDATFSIDGVLGAFAFTLSVPLILIGNGLGALILRQLTVGNIKRIKKYIYLKNGAMYAIFFLGTIMLLDSFGFHIPSWVSPIITFLAIGYFFMRSRKVLVECPKAKERKKGPASGQT, encoded by the coding sequence ATGTGGGATGGAATTAATTTATTTTCAATGTTCCTTACTGTAGCAGGTTTATGCCTGTTCGAATCAGTAACCAGTATCGATAATGCGGTTATAAACGCCGATGTTCTTGTAACAATGTCTCAGAGAGGCAGGCGCTGGTTCCTTCTTTGGGGGCTTCTCTTTGCCGTCGTCGTGGTTCGAGGAGTTCTGCCCTGGTTAATCGTCTGGATGGCTACTCCAGCGCTCGGCCCCATTGGCGCTCTCACCGCCACCTTCAGCAATGATCCGAGAGTTATAAAGGCAATTAAAGATTCATCTCCAATATTGCTGGCCGGTGGGGGAACATTTTTGATTTTTCTTTTTTTTAATTGGCTGTTCATGGAGCCGAAAAAGTATGGCCTTAAGGGAGAACGTTTCATTCATGCGCAAGGGATCTGGTTCTATGCGGTAGTTTCAATAATTCTCACTCTCATTGTTTGGTTTGCGCTCAAAATTAATCCTTTCATGGCCTTTGGAGCAGTGGTGGGATCAAGCGCCTTTTTTATCACGCATGGTTTTAAGCAAAATGCACAACAGCGTGAAGAACAGTTAGTTTCCGGAAAAGGGAACTTAACGGATATAAGTAAAATTTTATATCTTGAAGTCATTGACGCCACTTTTTCCATCGACGGTGTCCTGGGGGCCTTTGCTTTTACGCTTTCCGTGCCACTAATCCTGATCGGCAATGGTCTGGGCGCTTTAATCTTACGCCAACTGACGGTCGGAAATATTAAACGAATTAAAAAATACATTTACCTCAAAAACGGGGCCATGTACGCCATATTTTTCCTTGGAACCATCATGCTGTTAGACAGTTTCGGATTCCATATTCCCAGTTGGGTTTCGCCCATCATCACCTTCCTGGCAATTGGCTATTTCTTTATGCGATCCCGGAAGGTTTTGGTCGAATGCCCTAAGGCAAAAGAAAGGAAAAAGGGACCGGCCTCGGGCCAGACTTAA
- a CDS encoding mechanosensitive ion channel family protein produces MNMNLNVLGINLNLDKAVGQLVDKLSGWAIATIKMLPNLVVGTLLIIIFWILSAYAARLANRLILRFTGYRHIARLMARMTTLAVITLGVILALDALNLDKAVASMLAGIGILGVALGFAAKDLFADFIAGIVLHFEHPFRLGDRIKSGDILGFVESVEFRATIIRGRQGERFTVPNKDILGNAITNYYISGDRRVDLYIGIDYTPDLQQVEDLALEAVRALDPPLRNPDRPVEFFYEEVKDTTVIFRIRFWINEPDQPVFLKARSEAIKAINEAFKAKVVIRPSAVVTLDFGVTGGSTLRDQLEGLTIPLSLPETTQAQNNKSSKMEDKQDKIDANSKTREKKSGKEQDSREE; encoded by the coding sequence ATGAATATGAATTTGAATGTGCTAGGCATTAACCTGAACTTGGACAAGGCGGTAGGCCAACTCGTTGACAAGCTAAGCGGCTGGGCCATCGCCACCATCAAGATGCTGCCTAACCTGGTGGTAGGCACCCTCCTTATAATAATTTTTTGGATCTTGAGCGCTTACGCGGCAAGATTAGCTAACCGGCTCATATTAAGGTTCACCGGTTACAGACACATTGCCAGACTTATGGCCAGGATGACCACCCTGGCCGTCATCACCCTGGGCGTAATCCTGGCCCTCGATGCCCTCAACCTGGATAAGGCCGTGGCTTCGATGCTGGCCGGCATCGGCATCCTGGGCGTGGCTCTCGGCTTCGCCGCCAAGGATCTCTTCGCCGATTTTATCGCGGGCATAGTCTTGCATTTCGAACATCCCTTCCGTCTGGGCGATCGGATCAAGAGCGGCGATATTTTGGGCTTCGTTGAGTCCGTGGAATTCCGCGCCACCATAATTCGCGGCAGACAGGGTGAGAGATTTACCGTCCCCAATAAGGACATATTGGGTAACGCGATCACCAATTACTACATTTCCGGGGACCGCCGGGTAGATTTATACATCGGCATCGATTACACGCCTGATCTCCAACAGGTTGAAGACCTGGCTCTGGAGGCGGTGAGAGCTTTGGACCCGCCGTTACGGAACCCCGACCGCCCGGTGGAATTTTTTTATGAAGAGGTGAAGGATACCACAGTCATTTTCAGGATTCGTTTCTGGATCAACGAACCCGATCAGCCGGTCTTTTTAAAGGCCAGAAGCGAGGCTATCAAGGCCATCAATGAGGCCTTTAAGGCCAAGGTAGTTATCAGGCCCTCCGCGGTTGTCACCCTGGATTTCGGGGTAACCGGAGGATCAACCTTGAGAGACCAACTCGAGGGCTTGACAATTCCCCTCTCCTTGCCGGAAACAACGCAAGCACAGAATAATAAAAGCTCCAAGATGGAGGATAAACAAGACAAGATAGATGCAAATTCCAAAACCAGGGAAAAGAAAAGCGGCAAGGAACAAGACAGTCGGGAGGAATAG
- a CDS encoding APC family permease, with protein sequence MKTIVLIALNVSLLGFFIFLLTRRHLLTYHHDRRLWLTWLSVGVITLMDECTSPFFGIAEAYRFIGIGAVVFLVLTNLLMRFMSFRYAEIAEILEHHKIIGGGVYSFSYFVLGPTVSFIAVASILVDYILTACISSVSAVGNLIPFTSFAQSSGEFQLFVALGIIWLIAGLNIAGVKANARFTFGIFLLTALVMLNLVASGLVDFGRLGAWPRLQAAFASAAGSLEKGSWLTHYGTFVTHIAFCILAFSGIESVIQTAGLVRSWRDILKAYWFLALTVGLMTPLLSALALTAPFDISKHELDLLSHYATIVNGVPFGILVAVIAAFALAMAVNTAFVASSELLERVAQRYRLKWLIVTNRRHSLYRIHLLNAASFTAIVVIAGGKQALLAEMFAVGLVASFCINMGCLVLYRYRKGTTEIEYYTSRLGTLILWIILISCFGFLAVVKIHGTVLWAIISAIVLTIGLLVSRRHAPEIKEEFKGDITADMIGYLIESRERSVHLFFRRGREPKHGMDERAPGLASLEPGISEWNSVYITFYSPRAGAPPKAHSNHFRFSLSKHTFFHEMVYLLRLMETEFPDRHVVVHIGWPLSSWFDRLSMGVMYLKFLRLPWMFPSFGFIMRYTTRVSLPLARRNQENPAEQKGQP encoded by the coding sequence ATGAAAACCATCGTCCTCATAGCGCTCAATGTGTCTTTATTGGGCTTTTTTATTTTTCTGCTCACCCGGCGGCACCTGCTTACCTATCATCATGACCGGCGCTTGTGGCTGACCTGGCTTTCCGTAGGTGTCATCACCTTAATGGATGAATGCACCTCGCCGTTTTTTGGGATTGCCGAGGCTTACCGCTTTATCGGCATCGGGGCCGTGGTTTTTCTCGTTTTAACCAATCTGTTGATGCGCTTCATGTCTTTCCGCTACGCGGAAATTGCCGAAATCCTGGAACATCACAAGATCATCGGGGGCGGGGTTTATTCCTTTTCTTATTTTGTCCTGGGACCGACGGTCTCTTTTATTGCCGTGGCCTCCATCCTGGTGGATTACATCCTTACCGCCTGCATCTCTTCAGTGAGCGCCGTGGGCAACCTCATCCCCTTCACGTCATTCGCACAATCGTCTGGCGAATTCCAGCTTTTCGTGGCCCTGGGGATTATCTGGTTAATTGCCGGGCTGAACATTGCCGGTGTCAAAGCCAATGCCCGGTTTACCTTTGGGATCTTCCTCTTAACCGCTTTAGTCATGTTGAACCTGGTGGCTTCCGGCCTGGTTGACTTCGGGCGGTTAGGAGCTTGGCCGCGGCTTCAGGCGGCGTTTGCCAGCGCCGCCGGCAGCCTGGAAAAAGGCTCCTGGTTGACCCATTACGGCACTTTCGTTACCCACATCGCCTTCTGTATCCTGGCGTTTTCCGGCATCGAATCGGTGATCCAGACGGCCGGCCTGGTCAGAAGTTGGCGGGACATTCTTAAAGCCTACTGGTTTCTGGCCCTGACCGTGGGGTTGATGACGCCGCTCCTCAGCGCCCTGGCCTTGACGGCGCCCTTTGATATCAGCAAACATGAACTTGATCTGCTATCTCATTATGCCACCATAGTTAATGGTGTCCCCTTCGGCATCCTGGTGGCCGTGATAGCCGCCTTTGCCCTGGCCATGGCAGTCAATACCGCATTTGTGGCCTCCAGCGAACTCTTGGAACGGGTAGCGCAGCGTTATAGGCTCAAATGGCTTATCGTTACCAACCGCCGGCATTCGCTCTATAGAATTCATCTCCTGAATGCCGCCTCTTTCACGGCCATCGTGGTTATCGCCGGGGGCAAGCAGGCTCTGCTGGCGGAGATGTTCGCCGTAGGCCTGGTGGCCAGTTTCTGCATCAACATGGGTTGCCTCGTTCTCTACCGTTACCGCAAGGGAACTACCGAGATCGAGTATTACACCAGCCGTCTCGGCACCCTCATCTTGTGGATCATCCTGATCAGTTGTTTTGGCTTCCTGGCGGTGGTGAAGATTCATGGCACCGTCTTATGGGCCATAATTAGTGCTATTGTGCTGACCATCGGTCTGTTGGTGTCCCGGCGGCATGCTCCGGAGATCAAGGAGGAATTCAAAGGTGATATCACGGCGGATATGATCGGCTATCTGATTGAATCCAGAGAGCGGTCGGTGCACCTGTTTTTCCGCCGCGGGAGAGAGCCGAAACACGGGATGGATGAAAGGGCCCCCGGTCTGGCAAGTCTGGAGCCCGGAATTAGCGAATGGAATAGCGTTTATATAACTTTTTATTCTCCCCGGGCCGGTGCGCCTCCCAAGGCCCACTCCAATCATTTCCGATTTTCACTCTCCAAACACACCTTCTTTCATGAGATGGTTTACTTATTGCGGCTGATGGAAACCGAATTTCCTGACCGTCATGTGGTGGTGCACATAGGCTGGCCCCTGTCTTCCTGGTTTGACCGCCTCTCCATGGGGGTGATGTATTTGAAGTTTCTGCGCCTGCCCTGGATGTTCCCCAGTTTCGGGTTTATTATGCGTTATACCACGAGAGTATCTCTGCCCTTGGCGAGGCGTAACCAAGAAAACCCAGCAGAACAAAAGGGCCAGCCATAA
- a CDS encoding ABC transporter substrate-binding protein, with translation MRKLLCGVVLTCFWLGVNPALAQGPTEYIRGILDRVMTIQNNDSLSRAARSQAIHQIVSSSFDFNAMAKDVLGGTFDQLSSSQRSEFIDTFRYLFQDSYTRMVLNFLKQENIEYGKATQGGGKAKVDTVIKRPNENIPVTYLMHSAGGWKLYDVVVDGVSILSTYRSQFANVIKTKSFNYLIDKMKQQRRGVE, from the coding sequence ATGAGAAAACTGCTGTGTGGGGTAGTCCTGACCTGCTTCTGGCTGGGAGTAAATCCCGCCCTGGCTCAAGGCCCGACTGAATATATCCGGGGCATCCTGGATAGAGTAATGACTATCCAAAACAATGATTCTTTAAGCCGGGCAGCACGCAGTCAGGCAATCCATCAAATTGTTAGTAGCTCTTTTGATTTCAACGCGATGGCCAAAGACGTGTTGGGTGGCACCTTTGACCAGTTGAGTTCCAGCCAACGCAGTGAATTCATCGATACTTTCCGATACCTCTTTCAGGATTCTTACACCAGGATGGTGCTTAATTTCTTAAAGCAGGAAAATATTGAATACGGGAAGGCCACCCAGGGCGGAGGAAAGGCCAAGGTTGACACCGTTATCAAACGGCCTAATGAAAACATCCCGGTCACTTACCTGATGCATTCCGCCGGCGGCTGGAAGCTTTATGATGTCGTTGTGGACGGCGTAAGTATCCTTTCGACTTATAGGAGCCAATTCGCCAATGTCATCAAAACCAAGTCTTTCAATTATCTTATCGATAAGATGAAGCAGCAACGTCGAGGGGTTGAGTAG
- a CDS encoding DUF1328 domain-containing protein, which produces MLGWAITFLIVALVAALLGFTGIAVLSVEIARLLFIVFIVLFVISLIFGLMRRPPRI; this is translated from the coding sequence ATGCTGGGTTGGGCAATTACATTCCTCATTGTGGCATTAGTGGCCGCGCTTTTGGGGTTTACTGGCATTGCGGTCCTTTCGGTTGAGATCGCTCGATTACTGTTCATTGTTTTCATCGTCCTCTTCGTGATCTCGTTGATCTTTGGGCTGATGCGGCGACCTCCAAGAATCTGA
- a CDS encoding YMGG-like glycine zipper-containing protein codes for MKKYLTLTLAAFLLVGACAGMDTTTQRTLTGGAVGAGSGALIGAGAGSAASGALIGGGAGLLGGYLYDQYQKSR; via the coding sequence ATGAAAAAATATCTGACTTTGACTTTGGCGGCCTTCCTGTTGGTCGGCGCCTGTGCCGGCATGGATACTACTACACAACGGACCCTGACCGGTGGGGCCGTCGGCGCGGGCAGTGGAGCCCTCATCGGCGCGGGAGCGGGCTCTGCAGCCAGCGGCGCACTCATCGGGGGTGGCGCGGGGCTTTTAGGCGGCTACCTTTACGATCAATACCAGAAATCCAGGTAG
- a CDS encoding MlaD family protein: MARKKFSSFLLGLFVTGGFIIFAAILIWIGASQYFERGKSYISYFDESVQGLEKDSEVKFRGVKVGRVEDITIAPDNLKVGVVMVVNLKFDPTKGYVAQLQLTGVTGVMFVNLVPLDPEKPFVSPELTFVSKYPVIPSQPSEIKRIVTGIEEVVANLKEIDAKGISKEAKLGFQEMKDFFGGEKTKRIIAGLEVSSGNLKKISTRIDKDISKGEIKKILLEARETFEGTRTLVAKAKKDLEAMMLPETVGKSRLALDRVNAVVEKLGQTSETLDLLVERIYLRPPDLLFGKPPKKRWNE, encoded by the coding sequence ATGGCCAGAAAGAAGTTTTCCAGTTTTCTCTTGGGGCTTTTTGTCACCGGGGGATTCATTATTTTCGCCGCAATATTGATCTGGATAGGGGCCAGTCAATACTTCGAGCGAGGGAAAAGTTATATCTCATATTTTGATGAATCGGTCCAGGGTTTGGAAAAGGATTCGGAAGTTAAATTTAGAGGGGTGAAGGTGGGGCGGGTGGAAGATATCACGATAGCCCCGGACAACCTTAAGGTCGGGGTGGTCATGGTCGTCAATCTCAAATTTGACCCGACCAAAGGTTATGTAGCTCAGTTGCAGTTAACCGGGGTTACCGGAGTCATGTTTGTTAACCTGGTCCCGCTCGATCCGGAAAAGCCCTTTGTATCCCCCGAGCTCACGTTTGTTTCAAAATACCCGGTCATTCCTTCCCAACCTTCGGAAATCAAGAGGATTGTCACGGGGATAGAGGAAGTCGTCGCCAATCTGAAGGAAATAGATGCAAAAGGAATTTCAAAAGAGGCGAAGCTTGGTTTTCAAGAGATGAAAGATTTTTTTGGGGGAGAGAAAACGAAGCGCATCATAGCCGGACTTGAGGTCAGTTCAGGTAATTTGAAAAAGATCTCCACCAGAATTGATAAGGATATTTCCAAGGGGGAAATCAAAAAGATTCTCCTGGAGGCCAGAGAAACCTTCGAGGGCACGCGCACCCTGGTGGCCAAGGCGAAAAAGGACCTGGAGGCTATGATGCTTCCGGAAACCGTGGGGAAATCCCGTCTGGCCCTGGACCGGGTCAATGCTGTGGTGGAGAAACTGGGGCAGACCTCTGAGACCCTGGATCTCTTGGTAGAGAGGATTTATCTCCGGCCTCCGGATCTGCTCTTCGGGAAACCGCCTAAGAAGAGATGGAACGAGTGA
- a CDS encoding ATP-binding cassette domain-containing protein — MANKKTPSSQGKKPVIVVDRLTAGYGENIILEDVSLEVFPSEILVILGGSGCGKSTLMKQMIGIYQPFSGKVLINGIDINTEDESEQRKLRRQIGVTFQAGALFGSMTVGENVALPLQEYTGLPEDEIDRIVRMKLGMVNLGGYENHLPEELSGGMQKRAGLARAMALDPKVLFFDEPSAGLDPVTAAEIDILTKSINAGMGITMVVVTHELQSIFNIAHRVIMLDKDARGLIATGDPRELQEHSEDPRVHNFFNRLPSRLKERKI; from the coding sequence TTGGCAAATAAAAAGACGCCATCGAGTCAGGGGAAAAAACCCGTTATCGTGGTGGACCGGCTTACCGCGGGCTATGGAGAAAATATCATTTTAGAAGACGTCAGCCTCGAGGTCTTCCCTAGCGAAATTCTGGTGATCTTGGGAGGGAGCGGTTGTGGCAAATCAACCCTCATGAAACAAATGATCGGCATTTATCAACCCTTCTCCGGCAAGGTGCTGATCAACGGCATTGATATCAACACGGAGGATGAATCGGAGCAAAGAAAATTACGGCGGCAAATCGGCGTGACCTTTCAGGCCGGCGCCCTGTTCGGTTCCATGACTGTGGGTGAGAATGTCGCTTTGCCCCTGCAGGAGTACACGGGTCTGCCTGAGGACGAAATAGACCGTATCGTCAGGATGAAGCTGGGGATGGTCAACCTGGGAGGTTACGAGAATCATCTGCCCGAGGAGCTGTCGGGTGGCATGCAGAAGCGGGCGGGGCTGGCTCGAGCCATGGCTTTGGACCCCAAGGTCCTTTTTTTCGATGAGCCTTCGGCCGGCTTGGACCCCGTTACTGCTGCTGAAATAGACATCCTCACGAAAAGCATCAATGCCGGGATGGGGATCACTATGGTGGTGGTCACCCATGAACTTCAATCCATCTTCAATATTGCCCACCGGGTTATCATGCTGGACAAAGACGCCCGGGGACTGATTGCTACAGGCGATCCCCGGGAATTGCAAGAGCACTCGGAGGACCCCCGGGTACATAACTTCTTTAATCGTCTGCCTTCCAGGTTAAAGGAAAGGAAAATCTAA
- a CDS encoding ABC transporter permease encodes MTEPTESLPEFSLEVEGNKGKAVRLRISGQIGLDNLFKFRSELESFLSRMDPTSLTVDLGGVEYVDSAAALALLDLKAEAEAQSIPCSFEKASEKTRGVMGLIDPEAVSMAPLRSEEVTPDFFTQIGDETRVLLDDFYTLQSFLGDLLFALAHCFRHPGSVRWMDVLFYMKRAGVDALPILSLMSMGTGAVIAFLSALQLKLVGATIFVAALIAIAVVQELGPLLTAILVSGRSSSAFAAEIGTMMVKEEVDALSAMGFDPLRFLAVPKVLATVVVLPLLTLYSMLFCVAGGFLVGVYMLDFTVYTYVNETMKNITLFDLISSLIKSVVFAVVVASIGCQRGFQVRGGAAAVGTMTTSAVVTSLFIIVIIECIFAIVLHYIRP; translated from the coding sequence ATGACTGAGCCTACCGAGAGCCTGCCGGAATTCAGCCTTGAGGTCGAGGGCAATAAAGGCAAGGCGGTCCGCCTCAGGATTTCCGGACAGATTGGGCTTGATAATCTCTTTAAGTTTCGGTCAGAACTGGAGAGCTTCCTGAGTCGCATGGACCCCACTTCTCTGACCGTAGACTTAGGCGGGGTGGAGTATGTTGACAGTGCCGCGGCGCTGGCTTTGCTGGATCTGAAGGCGGAGGCCGAAGCCCAATCGATTCCCTGCAGCTTTGAGAAGGCAAGTGAAAAAACCAGGGGGGTGATGGGCCTTATCGACCCCGAGGCCGTCAGCATGGCTCCCCTGCGCTCCGAGGAAGTTACGCCTGATTTCTTTACCCAAATTGGGGATGAGACGCGGGTGCTCCTGGACGACTTTTATACCCTCCAGTCTTTCCTGGGGGATCTGTTGTTCGCCCTGGCCCATTGTTTCCGGCATCCAGGCTCGGTGAGATGGATGGATGTTCTCTTTTACATGAAGCGGGCCGGGGTGGACGCGCTCCCCATCCTCAGTCTGATGAGCATGGGAACCGGGGCGGTCATAGCCTTCCTCTCGGCCCTGCAGCTCAAGCTCGTAGGAGCTACCATATTTGTGGCGGCCCTGATTGCCATCGCGGTGGTTCAAGAGTTGGGGCCCTTGCTGACCGCTATCCTGGTGTCCGGGAGGTCAAGTTCGGCCTTTGCCGCGGAGATCGGCACCATGATGGTGAAGGAAGAGGTGGATGCCCTCAGCGCCATGGGGTTTGACCCTCTGCGGTTCTTAGCCGTGCCCAAGGTTTTAGCCACAGTTGTGGTATTGCCGTTGCTTACCTTGTACTCCATGCTCTTTTGTGTTGCCGGCGGCTTCCTGGTGGGGGTGTATATGCTGGATTTTACGGTTTACACCTATGTCAATGAAACCATGAAGAATATAACGTTATTCGATCTGATTTCCAGCCTGATCAAGTCGGTGGTCTTTGCGGTAGTGGTGGCCAGCATCGGTTGCCAGAGAGGCTTCCAGGTGCGGGGCGGGGCTGCGGCCGTAGGGACTATGACCACGTCGGCGGTGGTGACTTCCCTCTTTATTATTGTAATTATCGAATGTATCTTCGCCATAGTTTTGCACTACATCAGGCCATAA
- a CDS encoding glycosyltransferase family 39 protein, whose amino-acid sequence MRLSLILEPASANLDKRQWPLLLGLGLVGLVLFFYQLGAANLMDPDEGRYAEIAREMLAGKDWLIPRLNFLPYLEKPPLVYWLTAASFKIFGENAAAARLPVALSALAGLFLAYGLGRAFWGPMAGVLSALVLATSVGYGVLGRILTLDMPFALFLNLAIGLGYLALSREHPRIWLWAYLALALAVLTKGPVAVLLTGLIWIIWVAANRWPWRPLINLSGWVLLGLITLPWLVYVQWRFPEFFQFFIIEQHFGRFLTPVIHPEPLYYYIPVLLGLLLPWTWLLPWALGRGRPFRDPDERFLIIWAAVIVVFFSLSRGKLVPYILPALMPLALIIGRGLVELTGPGRLSFNSRGLRTGLIIWAVSGVALVALNSWPPEPLARALGKAGLTSPYLLLACLIFALTPLAALLWRHLGALLLGALLLAALLPTGIDQVSRGRSFKDLGLALKREWQPGAALVGVQLYSQGLSFYSGHIFYLMGCRTELDFGERLSPEQGLCLPGKAALPAFTAAHPVTFFFLKKDDLAWLAEGLPGAFRRVGAHKDCILVAYEGK is encoded by the coding sequence GTGAGACTATCATTAATCTTGGAACCCGCCTCCGCCAATCTGGATAAGCGTCAATGGCCACTCCTTCTGGGTCTGGGCCTGGTGGGGCTGGTGCTGTTTTTCTACCAATTGGGCGCAGCAAACTTGATGGACCCGGACGAAGGCCGCTATGCCGAGATCGCCCGGGAAATGCTGGCCGGCAAAGATTGGCTCATCCCCAGGCTCAACTTCCTCCCTTATCTGGAAAAACCGCCCCTGGTCTACTGGCTCACGGCCGCGAGCTTCAAGATCTTTGGAGAAAACGCGGCTGCGGCCCGTCTGCCGGTGGCGTTAAGCGCCTTGGCCGGGTTGTTCCTGGCCTACGGTCTGGGCCGGGCCTTCTGGGGGCCGATGGCGGGGGTCCTGAGCGCCCTGGTCCTGGCTACCAGCGTCGGCTACGGTGTCCTCGGCCGCATCCTTACCCTGGACATGCCTTTTGCCCTCTTTTTAAACCTGGCCATCGGCCTGGGATACCTGGCCCTGAGCCGAGAACATCCCCGGATTTGGCTTTGGGCTTATCTGGCCCTGGCCCTGGCGGTCCTCACCAAGGGGCCGGTGGCGGTGCTGCTCACGGGCCTCATCTGGATCATTTGGGTGGCGGCCAACCGCTGGCCCTGGCGCCCCCTCATCAATCTCAGCGGCTGGGTGCTCCTGGGCCTCATCACGCTGCCGTGGTTGGTGTACGTGCAGTGGCGGTTTCCGGAGTTCTTCCAATTTTTTATCATTGAGCAGCATTTTGGACGGTTCCTGACCCCGGTCATTCACCCGGAGCCTTTGTACTATTACATTCCCGTGCTGCTGGGGTTGCTGCTGCCCTGGACCTGGCTTTTGCCCTGGGCTCTGGGCCGCGGCCGCCCCTTTAGGGACCCGGATGAGCGCTTCCTTATCATCTGGGCCGCGGTGATCGTGGTCTTCTTCTCCCTGTCCCGGGGCAAGCTCGTCCCATACATTCTGCCGGCGCTTATGCCTCTGGCGCTCATTATTGGCCGCGGTCTCGTCGAACTGACCGGCCCTGGGCGCTTATCCTTCAACAGCCGGGGTCTCAGGACCGGCTTGATCATCTGGGCCGTGAGCGGAGTGGCGCTGGTGGCCCTTAACTCCTGGCCTCCCGAGCCCTTGGCCCGAGCCCTGGGCAAAGCCGGCCTCACCTCCCCTTATCTTCTCTTAGCCTGTCTGATTTTTGCCCTAACGCCCCTGGCCGCCTTGCTCTGGCGCCACCTGGGGGCGCTGCTGTTGGGAGCGCTGCTGCTGGCCGCCCTGCTGCCGACCGGCATCGACCAGGTGAGCCGAGGGCGGTCGTTTAAGGACCTGGGTTTGGCCCTCAAACGCGAGTGGCAGCCTGGGGCCGCGCTGGTGGGGGTGCAGCTTTATTCCCAGGGACTGAGCTTTTACAGCGGCCACATCTTTTATCTCATGGGCTGTCGCACCGAGTTGGACTTCGGCGAGCGCCTGAGCCCGGAGCAAGGCCTCTGCCTTCCCGGCAAAGCCGCACTGCCGGCCTTCACCGCGGCCCATCCTGTGACCTTTTTTTTCCTGAAAAAGGACGATCTGGCCTGGCTGGCCGAGGGGTTGCCAGGCGCCTTCCGGCGGGTGGGCGCGCATAAGGATTGTATTTTGGTGGCCTATGAAGGAAAATAA